Proteins found in one Pseudomonadota bacterium genomic segment:
- a CDS encoding phosphatidylserine decarboxylase, with amino-acid sequence MNRNTLISRQGLVPLLVATLAGVLVLHFIGLPESLPFWVLALLILVLFRDPERDIPSIPLSVLSPADGRVVEIEKAEDPYLHRASLKVSIEMNAAGVYTTRSPISGKVMEPPNNPRGDQSPHGVWLQTDEGDDIVLVMNRGRLHNKPRCYIRIGDRVGQGKRCGFVHLGGRVDMYLPENSRPQVSAGNAVHAGADVIAKLVHN; translated from the coding sequence GTGAATCGCAATACATTGATCTCGCGCCAGGGTCTGGTGCCCCTGCTGGTGGCGACGCTGGCCGGCGTGCTCGTGCTGCACTTCATCGGCCTGCCGGAATCGTTGCCGTTCTGGGTGCTGGCGCTGCTGATACTGGTGTTGTTCCGTGATCCGGAGCGGGATATACCGTCCATTCCGTTGTCCGTGCTCAGCCCGGCGGACGGCCGGGTCGTGGAGATCGAAAAGGCCGAGGATCCGTACCTGCACAGGGCGAGTCTGAAGGTGTCCATCGAAATGAATGCCGCAGGCGTCTACACCACGCGCAGTCCCATATCCGGCAAGGTGATGGAGCCGCCGAACAACCCCCGCGGCGATCAGTCGCCGCACGGTGTCTGGCTGCAAACCGACGAAGGCGATGATATTGTGCTGGTCATGAACAGGGGGCGACTGCATAACAAGCCGCGCTGCTATATTCGTATCGGCGACCGGGTAGGGCAGGGCAAGCGGTGTGGTTTTGTGCATCTTGGCGGGCGTGTGGACATGTACCTGCCGGAGAACAGCAGGCCTCAGGTGTCCGCCGGCAACGCCGTACATGCCGGCGCCGATGTCATCGCGAAACTGGTACACAACTGA
- the pssA gene encoding CDP-diacylglycerol--serine O-phosphatidyltransferase, with product MDREPEDLAEDESVERRHRGIYLLPNMITTAGLFAGFYAIVAAMNNRFEPAAVAIFVAMIMDGIDGRVARLTNTQSEFGVQYDSLSDMVCFGLAPALVMYEWSLHFMKSVGWAKLGWLAAFIYTASAALRLARFNAQVSTAEKKYFRGLPSPSAAGVQAGLVWAATDLGIDGRDLVYPVFVLTIATGMLMVSNIRYFSFKEFNLKNRVPVVALLLVVLIYAFASIDPPKVLFAGFLIYAISGIVYTLIGIRNRRRARRRGEQQGQD from the coding sequence ATGGACAGGGAGCCCGAAGATCTCGCCGAGGACGAATCCGTTGAGCGGAGACACCGTGGCATCTATCTGTTGCCGAACATGATCACCACCGCCGGCCTGTTCGCCGGCTTTTATGCAATTGTCGCGGCAATGAACAACCGCTTCGAACCGGCGGCCGTCGCCATCTTCGTGGCCATGATCATGGACGGGATCGACGGCCGCGTGGCGCGGCTGACCAATACCCAGAGCGAGTTCGGCGTACAGTACGACAGCCTCTCGGACATGGTCTGCTTCGGGCTCGCACCGGCGCTGGTCATGTACGAATGGTCGCTGCATTTCATGAAGAGTGTCGGCTGGGCCAAGCTCGGCTGGCTCGCGGCGTTCATCTACACTGCCAGCGCGGCGCTGCGGCTGGCCCGCTTCAATGCCCAGGTGAGCACCGCCGAGAAGAAATATTTCCGTGGTCTGCCGAGCCCGTCCGCAGCCGGGGTCCAGGCCGGGCTGGTTTGGGCAGCCACCGACCTGGGAATCGACGGCAGGGATCTGGTCTATCCCGTGTTCGTGCTTACGATCGCGACCGGCATGCTCATGGTAAGCAATATCCGGTATTTCAGTTTCAAGGAGTTCAACCTGAAGAACCGGGTGCCGGTGGTAGCCCTGCTGCTGGTGGTGCTGATCTATGCCTTTGCGTCCATCGACCCGCCCAAGGTGCTGTTCGCGGGTTTCCTGATCTATGCGATCTCCGGGATCGTCTACACCTTGATCGGTATCCGCAACCGGCGCCGGGCCAGGCGGCGGGGTGAGCAGCAGGGGCAGGACTAG
- a CDS encoding 2-isopropylmalate synthase — protein sequence MSSKDKLIIFDTTLRDGEQSPGASMTRDEKVRIAKALERMRVDVIEAGFPIASPGDFESVQAVARAVSGSTVCGLARALEKDIDRAGEALQPAASARIHTFIATSPIHMQMKLRMQPDQVIEQAVRAVRHALRYTDNVEFSPEDAGRSETDFLCRVIEAVIDAGARTINIPDTVGYNLPHQFGELIRTLIERVPNSDKAVFSVHCHNDLGLAVGNSLSAVLNGARQVECTINGLGERAGNAALEEVVMAVQTRQDVFQCQTGLDTSQIMTCSRLVSGITGFAVQPNKAIVGANAFAHESGIHQDGVLKSRETYEIMRAQDVGWTANRIVLGKHSGRNAFRTRLHELGIEFEAEEDLNNAFARFKELADKKHEIFDEDLQALVTESGLESENDWLKLVALRVCSETGETPHARLTLWVDGEEKPAEGTGSGPVDASFKAIEALINSGTELQLYSVNNITSGTDSQGEVTVRLQKGGRIVNGQGADTDIVIASAKAYINALNKIILPNERAHPQLGDV from the coding sequence ATGAGCAGCAAAGACAAATTGATCATTTTCGATACCACCTTGCGCGACGGCGAGCAGAGCCCTGGCGCATCGATGACCAGGGACGAGAAGGTGCGTATCGCCAAGGCGCTGGAGCGCATGCGCGTCGATGTCATCGAGGCCGGCTTTCCCATCGCCAGTCCCGGGGATTTCGAATCCGTGCAGGCCGTCGCCCGCGCGGTCTCCGGCAGCACCGTGTGTGGCCTGGCGCGCGCGCTGGAAAAGGACATTGACCGGGCCGGCGAGGCGCTGCAACCGGCCGCGTCCGCGCGCATCCATACCTTCATCGCCACATCGCCCATACACATGCAGATGAAGCTGCGCATGCAGCCGGATCAGGTCATCGAACAGGCCGTGCGCGCCGTCAGGCATGCCCTGCGCTATACGGACAACGTCGAGTTTTCCCCGGAAGACGCCGGTCGTTCGGAGACGGATTTTCTGTGCCGTGTCATCGAGGCCGTGATCGATGCCGGTGCCCGGACCATCAACATTCCGGATACGGTCGGTTACAACCTGCCGCACCAGTTCGGCGAACTGATCCGGACGCTGATCGAACGGGTGCCCAATTCCGACAAGGCCGTGTTCTCGGTGCATTGCCACAATGACCTCGGTCTGGCGGTCGGTAATTCCCTTTCCGCCGTACTCAACGGGGCGCGCCAGGTGGAATGCACCATCAACGGTCTGGGCGAACGTGCCGGCAATGCCGCGCTCGAGGAAGTGGTCATGGCCGTGCAGACCCGCCAGGATGTGTTTCAGTGCCAAACCGGCCTCGATACCTCCCAGATCATGACCTGCTCGCGGCTGGTTTCGGGCATCACGGGCTTCGCAGTGCAGCCGAACAAGGCCATCGTCGGCGCCAATGCCTTTGCGCACGAGTCTGGGATACACCAGGACGGGGTGCTGAAGAGCCGCGAGACCTACGAGATCATGCGTGCCCAGGATGTCGGCTGGACAGCCAACCGGATCGTGCTCGGCAAGCACTCGGGTCGCAATGCATTCCGCACCCGCCTGCATGAACTCGGCATTGAGTTCGAGGCCGAAGAAGACCTGAACAATGCGTTCGCCCGCTTCAAGGAACTCGCCGACAAGAAGCACGAGATCTTCGACGAGGACCTGCAGGCGCTGGTGACCGAGTCGGGGCTGGAATCGGAAAACGACTGGCTCAAGCTGGTCGCGCTGCGGGTTTGCTCCGAGACGGGCGAGACGCCGCACGCGCGTCTGACCCTGTGGGTCGATGGCGAGGAAAAACCTGCCGAGGGTACCGGTAGTGGGCCGGTTGATGCATCGTTCAAGGCGATCGAGGCGCTTATCAACAGCGGTACCGAGTTGCAGCTTTACTCGGTCAACAATATTACCAGCGGTACCGACTCGCAGGGCGAGGTAACCGTGCGCCTGCAGAAGGGCGGACGCATCGTGAATGGCCAGGGTGCGGATACCGATATTGTCATCGCATCCGCCAAGGCCTACATCAATGCACTCAACAAGATCATTCTGCCCAACGAGCGCGCCCATCCGCAACTGGGCGATGTCTAG